In a genomic window of Shouchella clausii:
- a CDS encoding YitT family protein yields MPASQQLSFRIFTVIAGAILAAIAIEWFLLPNSIIDGGIIGISLILNAITSFNFGILVLLLNVPFLYFGFLYLGKRFLIYSLTGNIVLAVSEALLHHWDLEPLTTTPLLATIFGGLLLGLGVGLVIRSGGALDGTEVLGLLLTRKIPFTVGECVLVFNVAVFAWAAFVYGFENAMYSILTYYVAAKTIDAVVEGPDQTKAVMIVSDHYEQLTEAITAKLGKGVTRLKGQGGYQGKEKDILYVVVGRLEIMQLKNTIYEHDRNAFFTIIDAHESRGAAFKGKEDH; encoded by the coding sequence ATGCCAGCTTCACAGCAATTGAGCTTTCGGATATTCACTGTTATAGCAGGTGCCATTCTAGCCGCTATAGCGATTGAATGGTTCCTACTGCCAAACAGTATTATCGATGGAGGCATTATCGGCATTTCGTTGATTTTAAATGCGATTACGTCTTTTAATTTCGGCATTCTCGTCCTTCTTTTAAACGTCCCGTTTTTATATTTTGGCTTTCTCTACCTCGGCAAGCGTTTTTTAATCTATTCTTTAACTGGGAACATTGTCCTCGCTGTATCAGAAGCACTTTTGCACCATTGGGATTTAGAACCTCTGACGACTACGCCTTTGCTGGCAACCATATTTGGCGGACTGCTATTAGGACTCGGCGTAGGGTTGGTCATTCGAAGCGGCGGCGCACTCGACGGAACAGAAGTATTAGGATTATTGCTGACTCGCAAAATCCCCTTTACTGTCGGTGAATGCGTACTTGTTTTTAACGTAGCTGTTTTCGCCTGGGCTGCTTTCGTGTATGGCTTCGAAAATGCCATGTATTCCATTCTAACCTACTATGTAGCCGCCAAAACGATCGACGCCGTTGTAGAAGGGCCCGACCAAACGAAAGCGGTCATGATTGTTTCGGACCACTATGAACAACTTACTGAAGCGATTACGGCGAAACTAGGCAAAGGTGTTACACGGCTAAAAGGGCAGGGGGGCTATCAAGGAAAAGAAAAAGACATCTTATACGTAGTGGTAGGAAGACTGGAGATCATGCAGCTTAAAAATACCATCTATGAACATGACCGAAACGCCTTTTTCACCATCATCGACGCCCACGAATCAAGAGGAGCTGCATTCAAAGGAAAGGAAGACCATTAA
- a CDS encoding RNA polymerase alpha subunit C-terminal domain-containing protein encodes MNTSKELKTCDKGHKYYKSTDCPSCPTCQQESKPSSGFLSKLSSPARNALIHEGITTLEQLSRFSEKEILKIHGIGPASLPTLRAALEEKQLSFKS; translated from the coding sequence ATGAACACTTCAAAAGAATTAAAAACGTGCGATAAAGGACACAAATATTATAAAAGTACAGATTGTCCAAGCTGTCCAACGTGTCAACAAGAAAGCAAACCAAGTAGCGGATTTCTTTCAAAGCTTTCTTCTCCCGCTAGAAATGCATTGATACACGAGGGAATCACGACATTAGAGCAGCTATCACGCTTTAGTGAAAAGGAAATTTTAAAGATTCATGGAATAGGACCAGCATCCTTGCCAACTCTTAGAGCTGCATTGGAAGAAAAACAACTCTCATTCAAAAGTTAA
- a CDS encoding OmpA family protein — MSHKRRPRRHDSNTHVDETWLLPYADMLTLLVALFIVLFAMGQIDQAKYDQLKIVLSETLGGQGILDNQNALDEVDEQARNTLESDPSELSEASKLERSELEQLQARLNGYIEEKQLADRLQTELGASGLLITINDGILFASGSAELKSDSIELIEQLSAMLASDPPRYIQISGHTDNVPMGNNEFDSNWELSSARAYNVMKLFFEYDHFEPAQLSFAGYGEYHPIASNETAEGRQANRRVEVLVLPLEPIE; from the coding sequence ATGTCACACAAGCGGAGGCCTAGGCGGCATGACAGCAACACACATGTAGACGAAACATGGCTCCTACCTTATGCCGACATGCTTACTTTGCTTGTCGCCTTGTTTATTGTCCTATTTGCGATGGGTCAAATCGATCAAGCCAAGTATGACCAACTCAAAATTGTTCTTTCCGAAACGCTTGGCGGACAAGGGATTCTTGACAATCAAAATGCCCTTGACGAAGTGGATGAACAGGCGCGAAATACACTTGAAAGCGATCCTTCTGAATTAAGCGAAGCCTCAAAACTCGAGCGAAGTGAATTGGAACAGCTTCAGGCACGCTTAAATGGGTATATTGAAGAAAAGCAGTTGGCGGATCGGTTACAGACTGAACTGGGTGCTTCGGGGTTGTTAATTACGATCAATGACGGCATCTTGTTTGCCTCAGGGAGTGCCGAACTTAAGAGCGATTCGATCGAACTAATCGAGCAACTATCGGCTATGCTTGCTTCTGACCCACCGCGCTATATTCAAATTTCTGGGCATACCGACAATGTGCCGATGGGAAACAACGAATTTGATTCGAACTGGGAATTAAGCAGCGCCCGCGCTTACAATGTCATGAAACTGTTTTTCGAATACGATCATTTTGAGCCGGCTCAACTGTCATTTGCAGGCTACGGTGAGTATCATCCGATCGCTTCAAACGAGACTGCAGAAGGAAGGCAAGCCAACCGACGCGTTGAAGTCCTCGTTCTCCCGTTGGAACCAATTGAATAA
- a CDS encoding DUF2200 domain-containing protein, which yields MTKHRIYTTSVASVYPHYVAKAERKGRTKAEVDEIICWLTGYSEEEFEAQLEKQTDFETFFADAPKLNPSRHLIKGVVCGVRVEDIEDPTMREIRYLDKLIDELAKGKVMAKILRT from the coding sequence ATGACCAAACACCGGATCTATACAACGAGTGTCGCGAGCGTCTATCCCCATTATGTCGCCAAGGCAGAAAGAAAGGGACGCACCAAAGCCGAAGTCGATGAAATCATTTGTTGGCTGACTGGATATAGCGAAGAAGAGTTCGAAGCGCAACTAGAAAAACAAACAGACTTTGAGACATTCTTCGCGGACGCTCCAAAGCTAAATCCTTCGCGCCATTTGATCAAAGGCGTCGTCTGCGGTGTCCGAGTGGAAGACATTGAAGACCCGACGATGCGAGAAATTCGCTATTTGGATAAGTTGATCGATGAGCTAGCAAAAGGAAAAGTAATGGCGAAGATTTTACGGACATAA
- the motA gene encoding flagellar motor stator protein MotA, translating into MDKTSFIGILLGIGTVIFGVILKGSSLEVLLNPAAIVIIIIGTIAAVLIAFPFSDIKRVPKLFGVLLSERKETSQQEIVEKFVEYATISRRDGMLALESKIEDIDDPFFQQATRMMIDGQDPDFIRHTLHERIDAMQERHATGAAIFSQAGTYSPSLGVLGAVLGLISALGNLDDINKLGESIAAAFVATLLGIFFGYVLWHPFANKLRRKSKIEVLNQHMIIEGTIAIINGSSPRAVEEYLSVYMEEKKQKAYKEGAEQRHVTQAEA; encoded by the coding sequence ATGGACAAGACATCATTTATCGGCATTCTTTTAGGAATAGGTACAGTCATATTTGGAGTCATTTTAAAAGGCTCTAGCTTAGAGGTGCTCCTGAATCCCGCCGCTATTGTCATCATCATAATTGGTACGATTGCAGCTGTTTTAATCGCCTTTCCTTTTTCGGACATTAAACGGGTTCCAAAATTGTTTGGCGTGTTGCTGTCTGAACGGAAAGAAACATCTCAACAGGAAATCGTGGAAAAGTTCGTAGAGTATGCGACCATTTCTCGTCGTGACGGGATGCTTGCCCTTGAAAGCAAGATTGAAGATATAGACGATCCGTTTTTTCAGCAAGCTACACGGATGATGATCGACGGCCAGGACCCTGACTTTATTCGCCATACATTGCATGAGCGGATTGACGCGATGCAAGAACGCCATGCGACAGGAGCAGCAATTTTTAGCCAAGCCGGCACCTATTCGCCAAGCCTTGGCGTACTCGGGGCGGTGCTGGGGCTTATTTCTGCACTTGGCAATTTGGATGACATCAACAAATTAGGCGAGTCGATTGCAGCTGCTTTTGTCGCAACGCTGCTTGGGATCTTTTTTGGCTATGTGCTTTGGCATCCATTTGCCAATAAACTACGGCGTAAGTCGAAAATTGAAGTATTGAATCAGCATATGATTATCGAAGGCACGATTGCCATTATTAATGGCAGCTCGCCTCGTGCGGTTGAAGAATATTTGTCGGTTTATATGGAGGAAAAGAAGCAAAAAGCATACAAAGAAGGAGCAGAACAAAGACATGTCACACAAGCGGAGGCCTAG
- a CDS encoding GOLPH3/VPS74 family protein, translating to MPFIAEQLFLLAINPQTAKPYYRAATALPYALNGALLAELMINGNIELQHKKAVVVNEDTHDPLLKQTLARMKEKKPRSLKYWVQGLSSSRTQQEVAALLEEQDQLTVRKTRFLGLFPSYEYHLERNDLHAHAYRLFRAVLDKIGRKEPLDREEERYAVLLAFLHTSKLLPLIFKKRAEAREAAAHLKQISKDLPVSAEVKKTIDAMETAMIVATTTIVVTSNSSSSS from the coding sequence TTGCCTTTTATTGCTGAGCAATTGTTCCTATTAGCGATTAATCCGCAAACAGCGAAGCCTTATTACCGAGCGGCGACGGCTCTGCCTTATGCGCTTAATGGCGCCCTACTGGCTGAATTGATGATCAATGGCAATATTGAATTACAACATAAGAAAGCAGTTGTTGTGAATGAAGATACGCATGATCCTTTGCTTAAGCAAACACTTGCACGAATGAAAGAGAAAAAGCCTCGCTCTCTCAAGTATTGGGTGCAAGGCCTCTCTTCTTCCCGCACTCAGCAAGAGGTGGCAGCATTGCTTGAGGAACAGGACCAACTAACGGTTCGTAAAACACGTTTTCTAGGTCTCTTTCCAAGTTATGAATACCATTTAGAACGAAACGACTTACACGCCCACGCCTATCGTTTATTCCGGGCGGTGTTGGATAAAATCGGTAGGAAAGAGCCCCTCGACCGAGAAGAAGAACGATACGCAGTGTTGCTTGCATTTTTGCATACGAGCAAGCTTTTGCCTCTTATCTTTAAAAAACGAGCTGAGGCACGGGAAGCGGCAGCGCATTTGAAGCAGATCAGCAAAGACTTGCCTGTCTCTGCCGAAGTTAAAAAGACGATTGATGCCATGGAGACGGCAATGATTGTAGCGACGACTACGATAGTGGTCACATCAAATTCCTCTAGCTCTTCGTGA
- a CDS encoding YdeI/OmpD-associated family protein — MTNNSMNPKVDEFLTNAKKWKEEYKKLRDIILDCDLTEEFKWMHPCYTFDNKNIVLIHGFKDYCALLFHKGALLKDAHGILIQQTENVQAARQIRFTNIQEIIEKELILKDYVYEAIAVEKAGLKVKNNQDNTNLNIPEELQNKFDEMPALKTAFEALTPGRQRAYILYFSGAKQPKTREARVEKYVQKILDGLGLKD; from the coding sequence ATGACAAATAACAGCATGAATCCTAAGGTTGATGAATTTTTAACGAACGCCAAAAAGTGGAAGGAAGAATATAAGAAATTAAGAGACATTATTCTTGACTGTGACCTGACTGAAGAATTTAAGTGGATGCACCCTTGCTATACATTTGACAATAAAAATATCGTATTAATACATGGATTTAAAGACTACTGTGCGCTTCTCTTTCATAAAGGCGCCTTGTTAAAGGATGCCCATGGGATACTCATCCAACAAACAGAGAACGTACAAGCGGCCCGCCAAATTCGCTTTACTAATATTCAGGAAATCATTGAAAAAGAGCTTATTTTAAAAGACTATGTATATGAAGCGATTGCGGTAGAAAAAGCGGGATTGAAAGTAAAAAACAATCAAGACAATACAAACTTGAACATTCCCGAAGAGCTGCAAAATAAATTCGATGAAATGCCCGCCTTGAAAACCGCTTTTGAGGCATTGACGCCAGGAAGGCAACGAGCATACATTCTTTATTTTTCAGGAGCCAAACAACCAAAAACACGAGAAGCAAGGGTTGAAAAGTACGTCCAGAAAATTCTAGATGGATTAGGATTGAAGG
- the ytvI gene encoding sporulation integral membrane protein YtvI, whose protein sequence is MNLLSRDVAWMIGRTIAIVIFLIGSLWVFTKVFSLTYPFWFAALFAWMLQPVARFFQQKLRFSRGFASLFGLLGGILVISAILTGLVFLIYFSLRQFFEQVPTWIEEGSEKMQIFFNETIWPYWQQVLGLFDTIDVGTHNVLSEGIDQLGTVLGNFLGDIGQGVVDFLTTALLGLPNFLVAFLFIILSIYFMGKSWSYYQDVYDRHVPKRLRKKGREFVQAIRRRLFGFLRAQFILMFVTACIVFVGLLIIRVDNAWMLAIVVGIAELLPYLGTGTILIPWFIYLFITGDVSGGFGIAILYIIVVIIRQLLEPKVLSSHMNLNPIAVLISLFAGLRLFGAFGLFLGPAILVFIVILNDIGFFRAVLQFIRNGFTEPEQ, encoded by the coding sequence GTGAACCTGTTGTCGCGAGACGTTGCTTGGATGATTGGCCGAACGATTGCCATTGTTATTTTTCTCATAGGTTCTTTATGGGTGTTCACAAAGGTCTTCTCCCTTACATACCCTTTTTGGTTTGCGGCTTTGTTCGCCTGGATGCTACAGCCAGTTGCCCGTTTCTTCCAACAAAAGCTCCGCTTCAGCCGTGGTTTTGCCAGTTTGTTTGGCTTGTTAGGCGGAATCTTGGTGATTAGCGCGATTCTAACGGGGTTGGTTTTTCTTATTTATTTTAGTTTGCGCCAATTTTTTGAGCAAGTGCCAACGTGGATTGAAGAAGGCTCTGAAAAAATGCAAATCTTCTTTAATGAAACGATTTGGCCGTATTGGCAGCAAGTACTTGGTTTGTTTGATACGATCGATGTAGGCACACACAATGTCCTGTCGGAAGGAATTGACCAGTTAGGAACAGTGCTTGGCAATTTTCTTGGTGATATCGGACAGGGGGTTGTTGACTTTTTAACAACAGCGCTTTTAGGGTTACCGAACTTTTTAGTGGCGTTTCTGTTTATCATTTTGAGCATTTATTTTATGGGGAAAAGCTGGAGTTATTACCAAGATGTTTATGATCGCCATGTGCCAAAACGGCTGCGTAAAAAAGGCAGAGAGTTCGTACAAGCGATCCGGCGGAGGCTGTTTGGCTTTCTTCGAGCCCAGTTCATCCTCATGTTTGTGACCGCTTGTATTGTCTTTGTCGGACTTTTGATCATTCGGGTCGACAATGCGTGGATGCTTGCTATTGTCGTCGGAATTGCTGAGCTGCTTCCTTATTTAGGGACTGGCACAATCTTAATTCCTTGGTTTATTTACTTGTTTATTACAGGCGATGTTTCTGGCGGTTTCGGGATTGCGATTTTATACATCATTGTCGTCATCATCCGGCAACTACTTGAACCAAAAGTGCTTTCAAGTCATATGAACTTAAATCCAATTGCAGTCTTAATTTCTTTGTTTGCCGGCCTTCGCTTGTTCGGTGCATTCGGCCTGTTTTTAGGCCCTGCTATTCTGGTGTTCATCGTGATTTTGAATGACATTGGCTTCTTCCGAGCCGTTCTTCAGTTTATCCGCAACGGTTTTACCGAACCCGAGCAATAG
- a CDS encoding TraR/DksA family transcriptional regulator, producing MGLTEKQLAHLKHQLLEMKDGLETKKRRTTGEMSDSRGDIARGADNHIGETASEYEDRVIQQSLNEADQKRLQDVKEALERIEEGTYGICIDTGQPIPYERLEALPYAKRTPEAQRERETPLAEDNQEVSGVDYVRMEGDTETTRALEQEQQASHQSGEDAFSHSTNEQDWPKQ from the coding sequence ATGGGACTAACAGAGAAACAACTTGCTCATTTAAAACACCAATTGCTAGAAATGAAAGACGGGCTTGAAACAAAGAAGCGACGAACCACTGGCGAAATGTCGGACAGCCGCGGCGACATTGCCCGGGGCGCCGATAACCATATTGGTGAAACCGCTTCTGAATACGAAGACCGCGTTATCCAACAATCACTTAACGAAGCGGACCAAAAACGCCTTCAAGACGTCAAAGAAGCGCTAGAACGAATCGAAGAAGGGACGTACGGAATTTGTATCGATACAGGGCAACCGATTCCTTATGAACGCCTTGAAGCACTCCCTTATGCAAAGCGAACGCCTGAAGCGCAACGAGAAAGAGAAACGCCTTTAGCGGAGGACAATCAAGAAGTTAGTGGAGTGGACTATGTGCGAATGGAGGGCGATACAGAGACAACTCGTGCCCTTGAACAAGAACAACAGGCAAGCCACCAATCAGGGGAGGACGCGTTCTCCCATTCAACGAATGAACAAGATTGGCCAAAGCAATAG